The Mycolicibacterium doricum genome includes a region encoding these proteins:
- a CDS encoding SEC-C metal-binding domain-containing protein: MVDTVDWERTLEQILGEHGPLHEDDIAQRLRDIGVADPDTLLDRLLDEIACPARKLVDDRWVWLPAILAGRVFTHRLDADELAHDLLTVTPDLDPITTLCEHEPYRQFTDGSAAHVVLAGFDDDLLEQRGIAEEAIDPLGALLLAPGTLAALGVAEGDLVGVRLTEQGLVVERVTRPGIPAPAAAAVGQRLAAMVDGEEPQHFDVPVWTACAEDPALFTQPLPPLCEIADDAGLASEGEWLAPSGFDFERWRLDRGCARLAERHGLDPDDAFALYMLVHIYGQMSRLTMEAADEDALPEVALAAAGADATTPEPAEKPAAQDLSDLVGELGAALADPLLAELLVAETVGTGRAGASGLGLLAEVLEPKVPRAAKVACRWLRAVALERLDDIEQAERELLAAESMDPDWPLPLFDLARIASDRGDAERGLSLLRRAGAAPDHPLVELLEQHRVQQRRDLGRNEPCWCGSGRKYKKCHLRREELPLPERTGWLYTKAAQYALLDGWHDELAAAGDERFRYGHLDPDALFEALADPLVMDAVLFEGGAFAEFLDVRGSLLPDDERLLAEQWQLAGRSVFEVEQVHSGHSVTVRDLRTGDTHEVHERAASRQLKVGQLICAHPLPTGDTMNFFGGIEPVELHQRDRLIDLLDTEPDPVTLVGHLSRRFAPPALANTEGDPLAICEATVRVGDPAEMEAALDDIYHRDDEEDATRWFEHVTTDGMPRIRAVLTLDGDELRVETNSEKRMDRVLATLARCDPAMEVLDDSRRPLRNARDVAELAKQLPAANDDAIDPDDPELAAFLDEFVRDYETTWLDQPLPALDGHTPRQAADDPTRRADLIRLLDTFPAVVPGTAGMDPDRLRAALGLG, encoded by the coding sequence GTGGTGGACACGGTGGACTGGGAGCGAACCCTTGAACAGATTCTGGGCGAGCACGGCCCGTTGCACGAGGACGACATCGCACAACGGCTGCGCGACATCGGCGTGGCCGATCCGGACACCTTGCTGGACCGCCTTCTCGATGAAATTGCTTGTCCGGCACGGAAACTAGTCGACGACCGATGGGTGTGGCTGCCGGCAATCCTCGCCGGGCGAGTGTTCACGCACCGGCTCGACGCCGACGAACTGGCCCACGACCTCCTCACCGTGACGCCGGACCTGGACCCGATCACAACGCTGTGTGAGCACGAGCCGTACCGGCAGTTCACCGACGGGTCGGCGGCGCACGTCGTGCTGGCCGGCTTCGACGACGATCTGCTCGAACAACGTGGCATTGCGGAGGAGGCGATCGACCCGCTCGGCGCGCTGCTGCTGGCGCCCGGCACGCTGGCGGCACTGGGCGTCGCCGAGGGCGACCTGGTGGGGGTGCGCCTGACCGAGCAGGGCCTCGTAGTCGAACGGGTGACCCGCCCCGGCATCCCCGCGCCCGCAGCTGCCGCGGTGGGCCAGCGGCTGGCCGCGATGGTCGACGGCGAAGAGCCGCAGCACTTCGACGTGCCGGTATGGACGGCGTGCGCCGAGGACCCGGCGCTGTTCACCCAGCCGCTGCCGCCGCTGTGCGAGATCGCCGACGACGCCGGCCTGGCGAGCGAGGGCGAGTGGCTCGCACCCAGCGGATTCGACTTCGAGCGCTGGCGTCTCGACCGCGGATGCGCGCGGCTGGCCGAGCGACACGGCCTCGACCCCGACGACGCGTTCGCGCTCTATATGCTCGTCCACATCTACGGGCAGATGTCGCGGCTCACGATGGAGGCGGCCGACGAGGACGCACTGCCGGAGGTGGCGCTCGCCGCTGCCGGCGCGGACGCGACGACCCCCGAACCCGCGGAAAAGCCGGCGGCCCAAGACCTCTCCGATCTGGTCGGCGAGCTCGGGGCCGCGCTCGCCGACCCGCTGCTGGCCGAGCTGCTGGTGGCCGAGACGGTCGGCACCGGGCGCGCCGGAGCCTCCGGACTGGGCTTGTTGGCGGAGGTGCTGGAGCCGAAGGTGCCGCGCGCGGCCAAGGTGGCGTGTCGGTGGCTACGCGCAGTGGCGCTCGAGCGGCTCGACGACATCGAGCAGGCCGAGCGCGAGCTGCTCGCGGCCGAGTCGATGGATCCGGACTGGCCGCTGCCGCTGTTCGATCTGGCCCGCATCGCCTCCGATCGCGGCGACGCCGAGCGGGGGCTGTCGCTGCTGCGCCGCGCCGGGGCCGCCCCGGACCATCCGCTCGTGGAGCTGCTGGAGCAGCATCGGGTGCAGCAGCGCCGAGACCTCGGCCGCAACGAGCCGTGCTGGTGCGGGTCCGGCCGCAAGTACAAAAAGTGTCATCTCCGGCGCGAGGAGTTGCCCCTGCCCGAGCGGACGGGCTGGCTGTACACGAAAGCCGCGCAGTACGCGCTGCTGGACGGCTGGCACGACGAGCTGGCCGCAGCGGGCGACGAACGGTTCCGCTACGGCCACCTGGATCCCGACGCACTGTTCGAGGCGCTGGCGGATCCGTTGGTGATGGACGCGGTGCTGTTCGAGGGCGGCGCGTTCGCGGAGTTCCTCGATGTGCGCGGTTCGCTGCTGCCCGACGACGAGCGGTTGCTGGCCGAGCAATGGCAGCTGGCAGGGCGGTCGGTGTTCGAGGTGGAGCAGGTGCACAGTGGCCACAGCGTCACGGTGCGCGACCTGCGCACCGGCGACACCCATGAGGTGCACGAGCGGGCGGCCAGCCGCCAACTCAAGGTCGGGCAGCTGATCTGCGCACACCCGCTGCCCACCGGGGACACCATGAACTTCTTCGGCGGGATAGAACCGGTCGAACTGCACCAACGCGACCGGTTGATCGACCTTCTCGACACCGAACCCGACCCGGTGACGCTGGTAGGGCATCTGAGCCGACGGTTCGCACCGCCGGCGCTGGCCAACACCGAGGGCGACCCATTGGCGATCTGCGAGGCCACCGTGCGCGTCGGCGACCCAGCCGAGATGGAGGCCGCCTTGGACGACATCTACCACCGCGACGACGAAGAGGATGCGACGCGGTGGTTCGAACACGTCACCACCGACGGCATGCCGCGCATCCGGGCGGTGCTGACCCTCGACGGCGACGAGCTGCGGGTCGAGACCAACAGCGAGAAGCGAATGGATCGGGTGCTGGCGACACTGGCACGCTGCGACCCCGCGATGGAGGTGCTCGACGACTCGCGCCGGCCCCTGCGCAACGCCCGCGACGTCGCGGAGCTGGCCAAGCAGCTGCCCGCTGCAAACGACGACGCAATCGATCCCGACGACCCCGAGCTGGCCGCGTTTCTCGACGAGTTCGTCCGCGACTACGAAACCACGTGGCTCGACCAGCCCCTTCCCGCGCTCGACGGCCACACCCCGCGGCAAGCCGCCGACGACCCCACCCGCCGCGCCGACCTCATCAGACTCCTCGACACGTTTCCCGCCGTCGTCCCGGGCACGGCCGGTATGGACCCCGACCGGCTCCGCGCCGCGCTCGGCCTCGGGTAA
- the car gene encoding carboxylic acid reductase — protein MPTDTRGERPVRPVAELVADLYAADQQFAAAAPDEAVSAAIENPALGLPQVVQAVFDGYADRPALGQRAVDFVTDATGRTSIHLLPRFDTISYGGLSRRVGAVHGALADTVSPGDRVAIVGFASVDYTTVDIALIMLGAVSVPLQTSAPAAQLLPIVAETEPTVVASSIDFLADAVELIRTGHRPSRLVVFDYRPEADDHREALDAARAGLPEDFPVETLVDVIDRGTSLPAVQPVSSDSDEALSLLIYTSGSTGTPKGAMYPERMVANSWRQSARGGWGDGAVYPSITLNFLPMSHMMGRGLLYGTLGAGGTAYFAAKSDLSTFLADLALVRPTQLTFVPRIWDMIFDEVRSEIDRRGAEEADVLAELRQSLLGGRYIMAMTGSAPISPEMKTFVETLLDMHLIDGYASTEAGLVFIDGQVKRPPVIDYKLADVPELGYFNSDRPHPRGELLVKSHTLFPGYYKRPEVTAEMFDEDGYYRTGDIVAETGPDQLAYLDRRNNVLKLSQGEFVAASKLEAIFGDSPVIRQIYVYGNSARPYLLAVVVPTDEALAHPDVKALVAESLHDVAKAAALQSYEIPRDFIVETAPFTLENGLLTGIRKLARPKLKERYGDQLERLYTELAEGQAGELHALRHRGADAPVLQTVSRAAGALLGAAAGDLQPDVHFTDLGGDSLSALTFANLLREIFDVDVPVGVIVSPATDLQAVAAYIEAERRPGAKRPTFASVHGRDATEVHAGDLALDKFIDAQTLANAPSLPGASTQVRTVLLTGATGFLGRYLALEWLERMDLVDGKLICLVRAKDDAAARARLDKTFDSGDPELLRHYRDLATDHLEVIAGDKGEADLGLDRQTWQRLADTVDLIVDPAALVNHVLPYRELFGPNALGTAELIRIALTTKQKPLVYVSTIGVGAGVEPAEFTEDADIREISATRRVDDDYANGYANSKWAGEVLLREAHDLCGLPVSVFRCDMILADTTYAGQLNLPDMFTRLILSLVATGTAPASFYELDADGNRQRAHYDGLPVEFIAESISTLGERVVDGFETYHVMNPYDDGIGQDEFVDWLIEAGYPIERVGDYDQWLARFETAIRALPERQRQASLLPLLHNYRHPSRPLRGAMAPTDRFRAAVQEAKIGPSKDIPHVRREVIVKYVTDLQLLGLL, from the coding sequence ATGCCTACCGATACCCGTGGCGAGCGGCCCGTGCGCCCCGTCGCCGAGCTTGTCGCCGACCTGTACGCCGCTGACCAGCAGTTCGCCGCCGCGGCACCCGACGAAGCGGTGTCCGCTGCGATCGAAAACCCTGCCTTGGGCCTGCCGCAGGTGGTGCAGGCCGTGTTCGACGGTTATGCCGATCGCCCCGCTCTCGGGCAGCGCGCCGTCGACTTTGTGACCGACGCCACGGGCCGGACATCGATCCACCTGCTGCCCCGGTTCGACACCATCAGCTACGGCGGGCTGTCCCGGCGCGTCGGCGCCGTTCACGGTGCACTCGCCGACACGGTCAGCCCGGGCGACCGTGTCGCCATTGTCGGCTTCGCCAGTGTCGACTACACCACCGTCGACATCGCGCTGATCATGCTCGGTGCAGTGTCGGTGCCGCTTCAGACCAGCGCGCCGGCCGCTCAACTTCTCCCCATCGTCGCCGAGACCGAACCCACCGTCGTCGCCTCCAGCATCGACTTCCTCGCTGACGCGGTCGAGTTGATCCGCACCGGCCACCGGCCGTCGCGCCTCGTGGTATTCGACTACCGGCCCGAGGCCGACGACCACCGCGAGGCCCTCGACGCCGCCAGGGCCGGATTGCCCGAAGACTTCCCCGTCGAGACGCTCGTCGACGTGATCGACCGCGGGACGTCGCTTCCGGCGGTGCAGCCGGTGAGCTCCGACAGCGACGAGGCGCTGTCGCTGCTGATCTACACCTCCGGAAGCACCGGAACACCGAAGGGCGCCATGTATCCCGAGCGGATGGTGGCCAATTCGTGGCGCCAGTCCGCCCGCGGCGGCTGGGGCGACGGGGCTGTCTATCCGTCCATCACGCTCAACTTCCTGCCGATGAGCCACATGATGGGTCGCGGCCTGCTCTACGGCACGCTCGGGGCCGGCGGGACCGCATACTTCGCCGCCAAGAGCGATCTTTCGACATTCCTGGCGGATCTCGCGCTGGTCCGGCCCACCCAGCTGACCTTCGTCCCACGCATCTGGGACATGATCTTCGACGAGGTCCGCAGCGAGATCGACCGCCGCGGCGCCGAGGAGGCCGACGTGCTGGCCGAGCTGCGGCAGAGTCTGCTCGGCGGACGCTACATCATGGCGATGACCGGCTCGGCGCCCATCTCCCCGGAGATGAAGACGTTCGTCGAGACCCTGCTCGACATGCACCTGATCGACGGCTATGCCTCCACCGAAGCGGGCCTGGTGTTCATCGACGGGCAGGTGAAACGGCCGCCGGTGATCGACTACAAGCTCGCCGACGTCCCCGAGCTCGGCTATTTCAACAGCGACCGGCCGCATCCGCGGGGCGAGCTGCTGGTCAAGTCGCACACCCTGTTCCCCGGCTACTACAAGCGCCCCGAGGTCACCGCCGAGATGTTCGACGAGGACGGCTACTACCGCACCGGGGACATCGTCGCCGAGACCGGACCCGACCAGCTGGCCTATCTCGACCGGCGCAACAACGTGCTCAAGCTCTCGCAGGGCGAGTTCGTCGCGGCGTCCAAGCTCGAAGCGATCTTCGGTGACAGCCCGGTGATCCGGCAGATTTACGTGTACGGCAACAGTGCCCGCCCCTACCTGCTCGCCGTCGTCGTGCCGACCGACGAGGCACTGGCCCACCCGGACGTGAAAGCCCTTGTAGCCGAATCGCTGCACGATGTGGCCAAGGCGGCCGCGTTGCAGTCCTACGAAATCCCCCGCGACTTCATCGTCGAGACCGCACCGTTCACCCTGGAGAACGGCCTGCTCACCGGCATTCGCAAACTCGCACGGCCAAAGCTCAAGGAGCGCTACGGCGATCAGCTCGAGCGGCTCTACACCGAACTGGCCGAGGGGCAGGCCGGCGAGCTTCACGCCCTGCGTCACCGCGGTGCCGACGCTCCGGTGCTGCAGACCGTCAGCCGGGCCGCGGGCGCGCTGCTCGGCGCCGCCGCGGGTGACCTGCAGCCCGATGTGCACTTCACCGACCTCGGTGGTGATTCGCTGTCGGCGTTGACGTTCGCCAACCTGCTGCGTGAGATCTTCGACGTCGACGTGCCCGTCGGGGTGATCGTCAGCCCGGCCACCGACCTGCAGGCCGTCGCCGCCTACATCGAGGCCGAGCGGCGGCCCGGTGCCAAGCGTCCGACCTTCGCGTCGGTGCACGGCCGCGACGCCACCGAGGTCCACGCCGGCGACCTCGCACTGGACAAGTTCATCGACGCGCAGACCCTCGCGAACGCGCCGTCCCTGCCGGGTGCGAGCACGCAGGTCCGCACGGTGCTGTTGACCGGGGCGACCGGATTCCTCGGCCGCTACCTGGCTTTGGAGTGGCTCGAGCGGATGGACCTGGTCGACGGCAAGCTGATCTGCCTGGTGCGCGCCAAGGACGACGCCGCCGCGCGCGCACGGCTGGACAAGACGTTCGACTCGGGCGACCCCGAACTGCTGCGGCACTACCGCGACCTGGCCACCGATCACCTCGAGGTCATCGCCGGCGACAAGGGCGAGGCCGATCTGGGCCTCGACCGACAGACCTGGCAGCGATTGGCCGACACCGTCGACCTGATCGTCGATCCCGCGGCACTGGTCAACCACGTCCTGCCCTACCGAGAGCTGTTCGGGCCCAACGCCCTCGGCACCGCGGAGTTGATCCGCATCGCGCTCACCACCAAGCAGAAGCCGTTGGTGTACGTGTCGACCATCGGCGTCGGCGCGGGCGTCGAGCCGGCTGAGTTCACCGAGGACGCCGACATCCGCGAGATCAGCGCGACCCGCAGGGTCGACGACGACTACGCCAACGGCTATGCGAACAGCAAGTGGGCCGGGGAGGTGCTGCTGCGCGAGGCCCACGATCTATGCGGCCTGCCGGTCTCGGTGTTCCGCTGCGACATGATCCTGGCCGACACCACCTACGCGGGCCAGCTCAACCTGCCCGACATGTTCACCCGGTTGATCCTCAGCCTCGTCGCCACCGGCACCGCGCCCGCGTCGTTCTACGAGCTCGACGCCGACGGCAACCGGCAACGCGCCCACTACGACGGCCTGCCCGTCGAGTTCATCGCCGAGTCGATCTCCACGCTCGGTGAGCGGGTCGTCGACGGGTTCGAGACCTATCACGTGATGAACCCGTACGACGACGGCATCGGGCAGGACGAGTTCGTCGACTGGCTGATCGAGGCCGGGTACCCGATCGAGCGGGTCGGCGACTATGACCAGTGGCTGGCACGGTTCGAGACCGCGATCCGCGCACTGCCCGAACGGCAGCGCCAGGCCTCGTTGCTACCGCTGCTGCACAACTACCGCCACCCGAGCCGGCCGCTGCGCGGCGCCATGGCCCCGACCGACCGTTTCCGCGCCGCGGTGCAGGAAGCGAAAATTGGCCCCAGCAAAGACATTCCACACGTGAGGCGGGAGGTCATCGTCAAGTACGTCACCGACCTTCAGCTGCTCGGCCTGCTCTGA
- a CDS encoding Uma2 family endonuclease, which yields MRVIFTYSSSKPEGGAVSDLADLPRGLLSLEQWDALELDPTRRWELSEGTLIMSPRPQLWHQRISRRLTRLLEDHLPDGLEAVPEIEVITSASFPPSVRDPDIVVVAEHLFEGRAARVPAADVVLVVEVVSPGSRGTDHVMKLYEYAKAGIENYWIVDPDAPADDRFLAYRLDGGIYRRVTALDGDSVRVTEPTNVEFTMDELTGR from the coding sequence TTGCGCGTAATCTTCACGTATTCGAGTTCCAAGCCGGAAGGAGGCGCGGTGTCGGATCTTGCAGACTTGCCCCGTGGTCTGCTGAGCCTCGAACAGTGGGATGCGCTGGAACTCGACCCGACGCGACGGTGGGAACTCAGCGAGGGGACCCTCATCATGTCGCCGCGTCCGCAGCTATGGCATCAGCGCATTTCCAGAAGGCTCACCCGCCTTCTCGAAGATCACCTGCCGGATGGACTCGAGGCGGTTCCCGAGATAGAAGTGATAACCAGTGCGTCGTTCCCGCCGAGTGTGCGGGACCCTGACATCGTCGTGGTTGCAGAGCATCTGTTCGAGGGGCGCGCTGCCCGGGTCCCGGCGGCGGATGTGGTGCTCGTCGTCGAGGTCGTATCGCCAGGCTCACGTGGGACAGACCACGTCATGAAGTTGTACGAGTACGCCAAGGCCGGCATCGAGAACTACTGGATCGTCGATCCGGATGCACCGGCTGATGACCGATTCCTGGCCTATCGCCTCGACGGCGGAATCTATCGACGAGTTACGGCGCTCGATGGAGACAGCGTCCGTGTGACCGAGCCGACAAATGTGGAGTTCACGATGGACGAGTTGACCGGCCGCTGA
- a CDS encoding PIN domain nuclease, with product MTEQEWLIDKSALVRLAQSPDRDLWANRIERGMIHISTLTRLEIGYSAQSGDVARREFREPPLAAMPVEYLTPKIEDRALEVLILLADRGQHRGPSIPDLVIAATAELAGLTVLHVDKDFDIITALTGQPANRLAYSGTAKAE from the coding sequence GTGACCGAACAGGAGTGGCTGATCGACAAGTCCGCCCTCGTCCGGCTTGCACAGAGTCCGGATCGGGACCTCTGGGCGAACCGCATTGAGCGGGGAATGATCCACATCAGCACTTTGACTCGCCTGGAAATTGGCTATTCGGCGCAATCCGGTGATGTCGCCCGCCGTGAGTTCCGCGAGCCGCCCTTGGCGGCAATGCCAGTCGAGTATTTGACGCCGAAGATAGAGGACCGCGCGTTGGAAGTGCTGATTCTGCTGGCCGATCGGGGTCAGCACCGCGGTCCATCAATTCCCGACCTCGTCATCGCGGCCACCGCCGAGCTTGCCGGGTTGACAGTCCTGCACGTCGACAAAGACTTCGACATCATCACCGCGCTGACCGGACAGCCGGCAAATCGCCTGGCCTACAGCGGCACCGCCAAGGCGGAATGA